The DNA sequence AGAGCCGACCGCTGTCGTGGCGTGAGCTCATGGATGAGACGATTCAATGCACGTACGAGCCGTCGCGTTTCCGTAAGAGATTCCGGGTGTCCCTGCTCGTCTTCCACCCCTCTCGCCTGCTCCATGGGAGCGGCGGCGCGCCTTTTCGTCGACCGAAAATGATTCAAGGTCCGACGGTAGGCAATTTTGTAGAGCCACGCCCGGTGGTTCGCGTTCTCCGGAAGCCGGGCAAAGGCCTCGAAGGCCCTCAGAAACGTGTCCTGAAGCACGTCTCGGGCATCGTCGGGATTCCCGGTCATCCGATAGACGTAGCGATAGATCTCACCCTCGTAGCTCGAGAGAAGCTCGGTGAAACGCATCGTCTTCGGCATCTTTAATACTCAATGCCCTGGCGGGACCCGTCATCGATCGTCCGCCGGGGCTCGGGCTGCTTACGGCGCAACAGGTGCGCCGGGCTCGCTCCGCTCGCGCAGGGTGGCTGAATTTTTCATCACCCTGCCTACGTATAACACCGAAGAACGGCGGTTGTGAAAGTTGGCTAGCCGCCAGGGCCGAGGAGCGCGTTGAACAGCAGTTTGTAGGTCTGATGGCTCTGGCCACGGTGCTGGACGCGAAAACCGAGGAGAACCACTCGTCCGTCTCCAAGTGGCGCTTCCACCACGGCCG is a window from the Vicinamibacteria bacterium genome containing:
- a CDS encoding RNA polymerase sigma factor, whose product is MPKTMRFTELLSSYEGEIYRYVYRMTGNPDDARDVLQDTFLRAFEAFARLPENANHRAWLYKIAYRRTLNHFRSTKRRAAAPMEQARGVEDEQGHPESLTETRRLVRALNRLIHELTPRQRSAL